The genomic DNA AAGACTATCTTTACAAAAGCACATAAAGATTTAGTCGGCCGCTTGATTAAAGCCCGCAAGGCGTCGAAACTAAACCAGGCGGATGTTGCAAAGAAACTCGGCAGGACCCAATCTTATATCTCCAAGATCGAGGCTGGCCAACGCCGTATAGACGTAGTTCAGTTAAACGAATTCGCCTCCATCTACAAAAAGAACCTCTATTATTTCATCAACAAGTAAAAAACGGGGTCTGGCCCCGTCTTCCTAGATAAGC from Candidatus Omnitrophota bacterium includes the following:
- a CDS encoding helix-turn-helix transcriptional regulator, whose protein sequence is MDKTIFTKAHKDLVGRLIKARKASKLNQADVAKKLGRTQSYISKIEAGQRRIDVVQLNEFASIYKKNLYYFINK